One window of Leptospira yasudae genomic DNA carries:
- a CDS encoding cytochrome c oxidase subunit 3 family protein has product MSTAKHAEFHHAHHFDSAEHQYDASKQGIWLFLVTEILMFGALFVGYTIYHSLYPEVFHAGSHHLSVPMGAFNTVVLLFSSFTMALGIHYVQVDKKKEAIIALAITVLCALTFMVVKYFEYSAKIHHGLLPGKYFTNTEMPDIKNLAMFFGFYFVMTGIHGSHVLIGAGLIVWVMIKVIKGEVNSSYYTPVEGVGLFWHVVDLIWIYLFPLLYLVG; this is encoded by the coding sequence ATGAGTACCGCTAAGCACGCGGAATTCCATCATGCTCATCACTTTGACAGTGCTGAGCATCAGTATGACGCTTCTAAACAAGGAATCTGGTTATTCCTTGTTACGGAAATTCTAATGTTTGGCGCCCTTTTCGTGGGTTATACCATTTACCATTCTTTGTATCCGGAAGTGTTCCACGCAGGAAGCCATCACTTGTCCGTTCCGATGGGAGCGTTCAACACAGTGGTTCTTCTCTTTAGCTCCTTTACGATGGCGCTCGGGATTCATTACGTCCAAGTGGATAAGAAGAAAGAGGCGATCATCGCACTTGCGATAACCGTTCTTTGCGCTCTTACGTTTATGGTTGTGAAGTATTTCGAATATTCCGCAAAGATCCATCACGGACTTCTTCCCGGAAAATATTTCACGAACACTGAAATGCCGGACATCAAAAACTTGGCAATGTTCTTCGGTTTTTACTTCGTAATGACCGGGATTCACGGATCCCACGTTTTGATCGGAGCCGGATTGATCGTTTGGGTGATGATTAAGGTGATTAAGGGAGAAGTGAATTCTTCTTATTACACACCGGTAGAAGGCGTTGGTCTTTTCTGGCACGTAGTCGACTTGATCTGGATCTATCTCTTCCCGCTTCTTTATTTGGTGGGATAA
- the coxB gene encoding cytochrome c oxidase subunit II, with product MTWLNLITATSFMPVQASEVAKNVDNLYLFLLVSSLISFVILIGGMTWFIFKYRRKTDTDKTAYITHNTLAEFLWSFIPLVIMIVIFWWGWVIFADLRRVHDKGDIEIHVTARQWQWTFKYPNGVTVVSPNATEKLNSLFQPNGIYVPVGKTVRLVMTSQDVLHSFYVPAFRNKMDAIPGRYTTLTFTPTEKGDFVVYCTEFCGTSHSNMLSAIRVVDSETFDKWYAAAGNVDLSKVPPAELGKKLYAEKACAGCHSIDGSRLVGPTYKGLFGSAREFEAGPGANADENYIRKSILQPTAQVVKGYPPAMPSYQGQLSDDEINALIEYIKTLK from the coding sequence ATGACCTGGTTGAACCTCATTACGGCAACAAGTTTCATGCCGGTTCAGGCTTCCGAAGTAGCAAAGAATGTAGATAATCTCTATCTCTTTCTACTCGTATCCAGTCTGATCTCCTTTGTCATTCTCATCGGGGGAATGACTTGGTTTATTTTCAAATACAGGAGAAAGACCGACACTGATAAAACTGCCTATATTACCCACAATACTTTGGCAGAATTCCTTTGGTCCTTTATTCCCTTAGTAATCATGATCGTGATCTTCTGGTGGGGTTGGGTGATTTTCGCCGATCTCAGAAGAGTTCACGATAAAGGCGATATCGAAATCCACGTAACCGCTAGACAATGGCAATGGACTTTTAAATATCCGAACGGAGTTACCGTCGTTTCTCCTAACGCGACCGAAAAGTTGAATTCTCTTTTTCAACCGAACGGAATTTACGTTCCGGTTGGAAAAACGGTTCGTCTCGTTATGACTTCTCAGGATGTTCTTCACTCTTTCTACGTTCCCGCTTTCCGGAATAAGATGGATGCGATTCCGGGACGTTATACAACTTTGACGTTCACTCCGACTGAAAAGGGAGATTTCGTAGTTTATTGTACTGAATTTTGCGGAACTTCTCACTCGAATATGCTTTCCGCGATTCGTGTCGTGGATTCCGAAACGTTCGACAAATGGTATGCTGCGGCTGGAAACGTGGATCTTTCCAAAGTTCCTCCTGCGGAACTCGGTAAAAAACTCTACGCTGAAAAAGCTTGTGCGGGTTGTCACTCGATCGACGGTTCCCGTTTAGTAGGACCTACCTACAAAGGACTTTTTGGAAGCGCGAGAGAATTCGAAGCCGGTCCAGGTGCGAACGCGGATGAGAATTACATTCGTAAATCCATTTTGCAACCGACTGCTCAAGTCGTAAAAGGTTATCCGCCTGCGATGCCTTCTTATCAGGGACAGCTTTCCGACGACGAAATCAACGCTCTGATCGAGTATATTAAAACCCTTAAATAG
- a CDS encoding COX15/CtaA family protein produces MSANSNLSSKFHLFYKISLFLSILIFLNLLYGPLVRATGSGLACPDWPFCFGKIFPTFDFQIFMEVSHRYYSGFLGLILLGLTIWTFADATLRKEFGIYLGLAVLLLISQINLGRLTVTLKLDPTSVNLHLLNAIAFFLVILTVAIDSREKALHQRETFVKADSIFRKDNVLFFLLLIGITVQIVLGGRVSSHYAGLACPDFPTCWGQWLPDNPLEIVKIQVIHRFGAYTVALLLSIALGFAIWKKFPTTSKRFLQISMYLLVAQIILGILNVFFGLPKLVTALHTGFAVLLLTSSYLSLISRAVVLTSENERRPER; encoded by the coding sequence ATGAGCGCTAACTCGAACCTTTCATCTAAATTTCATTTATTTTACAAAATCTCTCTGTTCTTGAGCATTCTTATTTTTTTGAATTTGCTCTACGGACCTTTGGTAAGAGCGACCGGCTCCGGGCTTGCTTGTCCGGATTGGCCTTTTTGTTTCGGGAAAATTTTCCCGACCTTCGACTTCCAGATTTTTATGGAAGTTTCTCATCGTTATTATTCCGGTTTCTTAGGTTTGATTCTTTTAGGACTTACGATCTGGACTTTTGCCGATGCAACTCTCCGTAAAGAATTCGGAATCTACTTGGGATTGGCGGTTCTTCTTTTGATTTCGCAGATCAATCTGGGAAGATTGACCGTAACGTTAAAACTAGACCCCACTTCCGTTAACCTTCACTTGTTGAACGCGATCGCGTTCTTTTTAGTCATTCTCACTGTCGCGATCGATTCGAGAGAAAAGGCCCTGCATCAAAGGGAAACGTTCGTAAAGGCCGATTCCATATTCAGAAAAGATAATGTTTTATTCTTTCTTCTTTTGATCGGAATCACGGTTCAGATCGTTTTGGGAGGACGCGTTAGTTCTCATTATGCGGGACTCGCTTGTCCCGATTTTCCGACTTGCTGGGGACAATGGCTTCCCGACAATCCTTTGGAAATCGTAAAAATCCAGGTGATCCATCGATTCGGCGCCTACACGGTCGCCTTGCTTCTTTCAATCGCGCTCGGTTTCGCAATTTGGAAAAAATTCCCGACGACTTCCAAACGATTTCTTCAGATTTCCATGTATCTTTTGGTCGCTCAAATCATTTTAGGAATTTTGAATGTATTTTTCGGACTCCCAAAACTTGTTACGGCGCTGCATACCGGTTTTGCGGTTTTACTGCTGACTTCTTCTTATCTTTCTTTGATTTCTCGAGCCGTTGTTCTGACTTCGGAAAACGAACGGAGGCCTGAAAGATAA
- the cyoE gene encoding heme o synthase, with translation MTNTFLSDWNQMIKPRVTTLVLATIIPGLYLAGEQSPSGFLIAVTLFGTFLMSSASFIFNQVIEKDRDAKMKRTSNRPIPAGRIGVVQATLVGFAMTGLSFYLLTVYVNLLTAFCAFAALISYVFLYTILLKPRTTQNIVIGGVAGCVGPLIGYAAIGNSLPIQAWILFTMIFLWTPAHFWALAIFLKDDYSDADFPMLPVVKGIDKTTKSIFFYTILYSASCISFYFLEPSMGYLYLFTAVAVCIWMGILSYQLIQKPERQSARKFFFFSILHLFIVNIMIVVDHLV, from the coding sequence ATGACGAATACGTTCTTGTCCGATTGGAATCAAATGATCAAGCCGAGAGTTACGACTCTCGTTTTGGCTACGATCATTCCGGGTTTATATCTCGCAGGGGAACAATCCCCTTCCGGCTTTTTGATTGCCGTAACTCTTTTCGGAACGTTTTTGATGTCTTCTGCTTCGTTTATCTTCAATCAAGTGATCGAAAAGGATCGGGACGCGAAGATGAAACGCACGTCCAATCGTCCCATTCCGGCAGGGAGAATCGGCGTCGTTCAAGCTACGTTAGTCGGCTTTGCGATGACCGGACTTTCTTTTTATCTTCTTACGGTCTATGTGAATCTTCTTACGGCGTTCTGTGCGTTTGCGGCGCTGATTTCCTACGTTTTCTTATATACGATTCTTTTAAAGCCGAGAACCACGCAAAACATAGTAATCGGCGGCGTTGCGGGTTGTGTCGGTCCTTTGATCGGTTATGCGGCGATCGGTAATTCTCTGCCGATTCAAGCGTGGATTTTGTTCACGATGATTTTCCTATGGACCCCGGCGCATTTCTGGGCCTTGGCGATTTTTCTCAAAGACGATTATTCGGACGCGGATTTTCCGATGTTGCCCGTCGTCAAAGGAATCGATAAAACAACGAAATCGATTTTCTTTTATACGATTTTGTATTCCGCTTCGTGCATCAGTTTTTATTTTCTCGAACCTTCGATGGGATACTTATACTTGTTCACGGCGGTTGCGGTTTGTATTTGGATGGGAATTCTTTCGTATCAATTGATTCAAAAACCGGAACGTCAGTCCGCGAGAAAGTTCTTCTTCTTTTCCATTCTTCACTTGTTCATCGTGAACATCATGATCGTAGTCGATCATCTTGTTTAA
- a CDS encoding SCO family protein, with amino-acid sequence MIFRISLIAGIVFFSFSASLFAYDPAARFDKNEKPKELEGVGVKERLGNQLDLSLMFRDETGKPVPFGSFFKKDKPVLLSLVYYKCPTLCNFHLNGITDTLKKLNWQVGNEFEYVAVSFDPKETAELAQAKKNAYIKEYSRGDGRGWHFLTGDQKQITALSESVGFSYKWNPENEQWIHSSVAYVITPSGKISRYLHGITFDERTLRLSLLEASDGKIGDFTDQFALFCFQFDPGKNTYTLYAYNMMKLGGFFTLLILAAFLIPFWIRHNRNSELIRKE; translated from the coding sequence TTGATCTTTAGAATTTCCCTAATCGCAGGGATTGTATTTTTCTCATTCTCCGCTTCTCTGTTCGCTTACGATCCTGCCGCTCGGTTTGATAAAAACGAAAAGCCGAAAGAATTGGAAGGGGTCGGAGTGAAGGAGAGGTTGGGAAATCAACTCGACCTTTCCCTTATGTTTCGAGACGAAACGGGAAAGCCGGTTCCATTCGGTTCTTTTTTCAAAAAGGACAAACCCGTTCTTCTTTCTCTCGTTTATTACAAGTGCCCCACTCTTTGCAACTTCCATCTCAACGGTATTACCGATACGTTAAAAAAGCTGAACTGGCAGGTGGGAAACGAATTCGAATATGTAGCCGTTTCCTTTGATCCGAAAGAAACCGCGGAACTCGCACAAGCGAAGAAGAACGCTTACATCAAAGAATATTCTCGCGGAGATGGAAGAGGTTGGCATTTCCTTACGGGCGATCAAAAGCAGATTACGGCATTATCCGAATCCGTAGGATTTTCCTATAAATGGAATCCGGAAAACGAACAGTGGATTCATTCTTCCGTTGCTTATGTCATCACACCTTCGGGAAAGATTTCCCGTTATCTTCATGGGATCACGTTCGATGAAAGAACGTTGCGACTTTCTCTTCTGGAAGCGTCCGACGGTAAAATAGGGGATTTCACGGACCAGTTCGCCCTTTTTTGCTTTCAATTTGATCCAGGAAAAAATACTTATACTTTGTACGCTTATAATATGATGAAGTTGGGTGGATTCTTCACTCTTCTTATTCTGGCGGCGTTCTTGATCCCATTCTGGATCAGGCATAACAGAAATTCCGAACTCATTAGGAAGGAGTAA
- the ctaD gene encoding cytochrome c oxidase subunit I, whose product MSTATASHTDNYLNHEKGIWSWLTTIDHKRIGIMYFFAIMSFFLLGGIFALLVRIELFTPGQTLGFVTPDIYNRMMTYHGAIMVFMVIVPGIPAIFGNFILPIQLGAKDVAFPRLNLASWYIFMLGAGTAAFSLFTQKVDTGWTFYTPYSISNSVSNGVIMLVMGAFIMGFSSILTGLNFIVTTHKLRAPGMTMNRIPLMVWALYATSIIQVLATPVLAITLLLLVAERTLGVGIFDPTLGGDPVLFQHFFWFYSHPAVYIMILPAMGVISELVSTFSRKIIFGYTAIAYSSLAIAAVSFLVWGHHMFVSGQSEFAGVLFSFITMLVGVPTAIKLFNWISTMYKGSVRLDAPMLFAIGFMFLFTIGGLTGVFLASTGMDVHFHDTYFVVAHFHYVMVGGTLMAVMGGLLYWFPKVTGKMTSDLLGRISWVFIFTGFNVTFFPQFILGSMGMPRRYYDYLPEFTSLNQISTVGSWLIGMGFLVGLAAVIHGLIAGKEAGANPWGGKTLEWTIPSPPTHENFEKTPTVTGGPYEYR is encoded by the coding sequence ATGTCTACAGCAACTGCAAGTCATACTGACAACTACCTCAACCACGAAAAGGGAATCTGGTCCTGGCTCACTACGATCGATCACAAGCGGATCGGGATCATGTATTTCTTTGCGATTATGTCATTCTTCCTCTTGGGAGGGATTTTCGCTCTTCTGGTTCGTATCGAGCTTTTTACTCCGGGACAAACTCTCGGTTTCGTAACTCCGGACATTTACAATAGAATGATGACCTACCACGGCGCTATCATGGTGTTCATGGTAATCGTTCCCGGAATTCCTGCGATCTTCGGAAACTTCATCCTCCCGATCCAACTCGGAGCAAAGGACGTTGCCTTCCCAAGACTGAACCTCGCAAGCTGGTATATCTTTATGTTGGGAGCGGGAACCGCTGCGTTCTCCCTTTTTACCCAAAAAGTGGATACCGGTTGGACGTTTTACACTCCGTATTCCATTTCAAACTCCGTTTCTAACGGTGTGATTATGCTGGTGATGGGTGCGTTCATTATGGGATTCTCCTCGATTCTTACGGGGTTGAACTTCATCGTAACTACTCATAAACTGAGAGCTCCTGGAATGACAATGAACCGTATTCCTTTGATGGTTTGGGCGCTTTATGCAACTTCCATCATTCAGGTTCTTGCTACTCCGGTTCTCGCGATCACTCTTCTTCTGCTTGTAGCGGAAAGAACTCTGGGCGTGGGAATTTTCGATCCTACTCTCGGCGGCGATCCGGTTCTCTTTCAGCACTTCTTCTGGTTCTATTCTCACCCTGCGGTTTACATCATGATTCTTCCTGCAATGGGTGTGATCTCCGAACTCGTGTCCACTTTCTCCAGAAAGATCATTTTCGGATACACTGCGATTGCGTATTCTTCTCTTGCGATTGCTGCGGTTTCCTTCTTGGTTTGGGGACACCACATGTTCGTTTCCGGTCAGTCTGAGTTTGCGGGGGTTTTATTCTCCTTCATCACAATGCTCGTGGGAGTTCCTACGGCGATTAAACTCTTCAACTGGATTTCGACGATGTATAAAGGATCCGTCCGTTTGGACGCGCCTATGTTGTTCGCGATTGGATTTATGTTTCTCTTTACCATCGGCGGTTTGACCGGTGTGTTCCTCGCTTCCACGGGGATGGACGTTCACTTTCATGATACCTATTTCGTGGTCGCGCACTTCCATTACGTGATGGTGGGTGGAACTTTGATGGCGGTGATGGGCGGCTTGCTCTACTGGTTTCCGAAAGTTACCGGTAAAATGACTTCCGATCTTTTAGGAAGAATTTCCTGGGTCTTTATCTTCACCGGATTTAACGTAACCTTCTTTCCACAGTTCATTCTCGGTTCCATGGGAATGCCGAGAAGATACTACGACTACTTACCTGAATTTACCAGCCTCAACCAAATTTCCACAGTGGGATCTTGGCTGATCGGAATGGGATTCTTGGTGGGACTTGCGGCCGTGATTCACGGATTGATCGCAGGAAAAGAAGCGGGAGCGAATCCTTGGGGCGGAAAAACCCTCGAGTGGACGATTCCTTCTCCACCTACACATGAAAACTTTGAAAAAACTCCAACAGTAACGGGGGGACCTTATGAGTACCGCTAA